From the Cryptomeria japonica chromosome 2, Sugi_1.0, whole genome shotgun sequence genome, one window contains:
- the LOC131070221 gene encoding disease resistance protein L6-like yields MLKSGVKFIPIFYHVEPSDLRYIEQGKGKHAPTFSEHEEKRKYTPEKLDQWKRALRDISFTSGYTVNNNKDEAAVLKSIVIRVLEIMKKDLLWVADHPVRLDELVKGFELVAIDEKVKNRGIVGMGGSGKTTLAKELYNRNFSSFDKCSFVSDVRDAISRNVVCEKQKKLLSDLGVHHLPFDNVDEGKAILANC; encoded by the exons ATGCTCAAATCTGGTGTAAAATTCATTCCCATTTTCTATCATGTTGAACCCTCCGATCTCAGATATATTGAGCAAGGAAAAGGGAAACATGCCCCTACATTTTCAGAGCATGAAGAGAAGCGCAAATACACACCCGAAAAGCTTGATCAGTGGAAGAGGGCACTCCGCGACATTTCATTCACATCAGGCTACACGGTTAACAATAATAA GGATGAGGCTGCTGTTTTGAAGAGTATTGTGATTCGTGTATTGGAAATTATGAAAAAAGATCTGTTATGGGTAGCGGATCATCCAGTTCGATTGGATGAGCTGGTAAAAGGCTTCGAGTTGGTTGCAATAGATGAGAAAGTAAAAAACAGGGGGATCGTGGGCATGGGAGGCAGTGGTAAAACCACATTGGCCAAAGAGTTGTACAACAGGAATTTCTCATCCTTTGACAAATGCAGTTTTGTTTCTGATGTGCGAGATGCAATATCTAGAAATGTTGTGTGTGAGAAGCAGAAAAAGCTTCTGTCTGACCTCGGTGTCCATCATTTGCCCTTCGACAATGTAGATGAAGGTAAGGCCATTCTTGCAAATTGTTAG